In the genome of Bacteroidota bacterium, one region contains:
- a CDS encoding dehydrogenase E1 component subunit alpha/beta yields the protein MLQYNRKNYSNELLIDLYKAILKPRMIEEKMLILLRQGKVSKWFSGIGQEAISAGCVKALHDDEYILPLHRNLGVFTGRNMPFNKLFSQWQGKANGFSKGRERSFHFGTNEYHIVGMISHLGAMLGVADGIALANKLQKEKKATVVFSGDGGASEGDFHEALNTAAVWSLPVIFLIENNGYGLSTPSNEQFKFKSFVDKGVGYGMEAYRIDGNNILEVYDVMSGLAESIRKNPRPILLECITFRMRGHEEASGVKYVPQELFEIWGKKDPVVNYERYLLEQQVLTYDAINEMRAAIKEEIDGGVEEVLNEPDIIPNTEIEVADLYKPISLPASQPYENLQHVVTVPASANKSKKRLVDAISDGLRQSMEKHPELVLMGQDIADYGGVFKITQGFVEQFGKDRVRNTPLCESAILGAGYGLAIKKMKAMVEMQFADFVSVGFNQIVNNLAKSYYRWGQQADVVVRMPTGAGMGAGPFHSQSNEAWFFHVPGLKIVYPSTPSDAKGLLTAAINDPNPILYFEHKNLYRSVELEEEVFDDYYMLEIGPARVVREGEEVSIITYGAGVHWAIKHCQEKNIDADIIDLRTLLPWDKNAVEKSVKKTGKAIVLHEDTLTGGVGAEIAAHIAQYCFQYLDAPVIRTASLDTPVPFNPDLEQNFLPKERFKTDLDNLLNF from the coding sequence ATGTTACAGTATAACCGCAAAAATTATAGCAACGAACTTTTAATTGATTTATACAAAGCCATTCTGAAACCCAGAATGATAGAGGAGAAAATGCTTATTTTATTGCGTCAGGGTAAAGTAAGTAAATGGTTTAGCGGTATTGGTCAGGAGGCTATAAGTGCAGGCTGTGTTAAAGCCCTGCACGATGATGAGTATATTTTACCATTACACCGTAATCTAGGCGTTTTTACAGGTCGTAATATGCCTTTTAATAAATTGTTTAGCCAATGGCAGGGAAAAGCCAATGGTTTTAGTAAGGGGCGCGAACGCTCTTTCCATTTCGGAACCAATGAGTACCATATTGTTGGTATGATTTCGCACCTAGGCGCTATGCTTGGTGTGGCTGATGGAATAGCTTTGGCTAACAAATTGCAAAAAGAAAAAAAGGCTACCGTAGTATTTAGTGGCGATGGTGGTGCCAGTGAAGGTGATTTCCACGAAGCCTTAAATACCGCTGCAGTATGGAGCTTACCCGTTATATTTTTAATTGAAAACAATGGTTATGGTTTGTCAACGCCAAGTAATGAGCAGTTTAAGTTTAAAAGCTTTGTTGATAAAGGTGTTGGCTATGGTATGGAAGCATACCGTATAGATGGCAATAACATATTAGAAGTATATGATGTAATGAGTGGTTTAGCGGAATCAATCAGAAAAAATCCGCGCCCTATTTTATTAGAGTGTATAACCTTTAGAATGCGTGGACACGAAGAAGCTTCAGGCGTTAAATATGTACCACAGGAGTTGTTTGAAATTTGGGGTAAAAAAGACCCGGTAGTTAATTACGAGCGTTATTTACTGGAGCAACAGGTTTTAACTTACGATGCCATTAACGAAATGCGAGCGGCAATAAAAGAAGAGATAGATGGGGGAGTAGAAGAAGTATTGAATGAGCCGGATATTATTCCGAATACCGAAATTGAAGTAGCTGATTTATATAAACCAATTAGTTTACCAGCCAGCCAGCCATACGAAAACTTACAACATGTAGTAACCGTTCCGGCAAGTGCCAATAAATCAAAAAAACGTTTAGTCGATGCCATTAGCGATGGTTTACGCCAAAGCATGGAAAAACATCCCGAATTGGTTTTAATGGGTCAGGATATAGCCGATTATGGTGGAGTTTTTAAAATTACCCAAGGTTTTGTGGAGCAATTTGGCAAAGACCGTGTGCGTAATACACCACTTTGCGAAAGTGCTATTTTAGGAGCAGGCTATGGTTTGGCTATTAAAAAAATGAAAGCCATGGTTGAAATGCAGTTTGCCGATTTTGTAAGCGTAGGGTTTAATCAGATTGTAAATAATTTAGCTAAATCATATTACCGTTGGGGTCAACAGGCTGATGTGGTAGTGCGTATGCCAACAGGTGCAGGTATGGGAGCTGGTCCGTTCCATTCACAAAGTAACGAAGCATGGTTTTTCCATGTACCTGGTTTAAAAATTGTATATCCTTCAACACCGAGCGATGCCAAAGGATTACTAACAGCAGCTATTAACGATCCCAATCCAATATTATATTTTGAACATAAAAACTTATATAGAAGCGTAGAGCTGGAAGAAGAAGTTTTTGACGATTATTATATGTTGGAAATAGGCCCAGCCAGAGTGGTTAGAGAAGGAGAAGAAGTTTCTATCATAACCTATGGTGCAGGTGTGCATTGGGCTATAAAACATTGCCAGGAAAAAAATATAGATGCCGATATTATTGATTTAAGAACACTTTTACCTTGGGATAAAAATGCCGTAGAGAAAAGTGTGAAAAAAACAGGTAAAGCCATTGTGTTACATGAAGATACCTTAACAGGTGGAGTAGGTGCAGAAATAGCAGCCCATATTGCACAATACTGTTTCCAATACCTGGATGCTCCCGTTATACGTACAGCCAGTTTAGATACGCCCGTACCTTTTAATCCGGACTTAGAGCAAAACTTTTTACCTAAAGAACGTTTCAAAACCGACTTAGATAATTTGTTGAATTTTTAG
- the hutI gene encoding imidazolonepropionase, whose protein sequence is MACYKLITNIKQIVGVDGHSVLLKKGKEMDVLPTIDDAFILIENDLIHSYGAMKDLQAHIQDKNIGEEINASQRFVMPSFIDSHTHIVFAKWREEEFEMRIKGKTYEEIAEAGGGILNSAKRLQTMSENDLYEQAYERLWQVIRFGTAAIEIKSGYGLTVQDELKMLRVIARLKQASPITIKSTFLGAHAFPTAYKNNHQGYIDLIVNEMMPNIAAEGLADYFDVFCDKGFYSVEETDALLNVASKYNLKAKIHGNELGYTGGVQVAVKHNALSVDHLEYTGDEEIACLKNSNTMPVGLPNCSFFLGIPYMPARKMIDAGLPVCLATDYNPGSSPNGRMGFVVSLACTQMKLTPNEAINATTINGAYAIELSKTHGSIAVGKKANLVITKPISSLAYIPYNFGDDCVERIIVNGQLL, encoded by the coding sequence ATGGCGTGTTATAAATTAATTACAAATATTAAACAAATAGTAGGAGTTGATGGGCATTCAGTTTTGCTAAAAAAAGGCAAAGAGATGGATGTGCTACCCACCATTGACGATGCTTTTATACTTATTGAAAACGATTTAATTCATAGTTATGGTGCTATGAAAGATTTACAGGCCCATATTCAGGATAAAAATATTGGAGAAGAAATTAACGCTTCGCAACGGTTTGTAATGCCCTCTTTTATAGATAGCCATACCCATATTGTTTTTGCCAAATGGCGCGAAGAAGAATTTGAAATGCGTATAAAAGGCAAAACCTACGAAGAAATTGCCGAGGCAGGCGGAGGTATTTTAAACTCAGCCAAACGTTTGCAAACCATGAGCGAAAACGATTTGTACGAACAAGCTTATGAGCGTTTGTGGCAAGTAATACGTTTTGGTACCGCAGCTATTGAAATAAAAAGTGGTTATGGCTTAACGGTACAAGACGAACTTAAAATGTTGCGTGTAATTGCACGTTTAAAACAAGCATCCCCCATCACTATAAAATCAACTTTTTTAGGCGCACACGCTTTTCCTACAGCTTACAAAAATAATCACCAAGGTTATATTGATTTAATAGTAAATGAAATGATGCCCAATATAGCAGCCGAAGGATTGGCTGATTATTTTGATGTGTTTTGCGATAAAGGATTTTACAGTGTGGAAGAAACAGATGCTTTATTAAATGTAGCCTCTAAATATAATTTAAAAGCAAAAATACATGGCAATGAGTTAGGATATACTGGTGGTGTACAAGTAGCTGTAAAACATAATGCATTAAGTGTTGACCATTTGGAATATACGGGTGACGAAGAAATAGCTTGTTTAAAAAACAGCAATACCATGCCAGTTGGTTTGCCTAACTGTTCTTTTTTTCTGGGTATTCCGTATATGCCAGCCCGTAAAATGATAGATGCAGGCTTACCCGTTTGTTTGGCTACAGATTACAATCCGGGAAGTTCGCCAAACGGACGCATGGGCTTTGTAGTAAGTTTAGCTTGTACACAAATGAAACTAACACCTAACGAAGCCATTAATGCAACCACCATTAATGGTGCTTATGCTATAGAGCTAAGTAAAACACATGGAAGTATAGCAGTAGGTAAAAAAGCCAATTTGGTTATAACCAAACCTATTTCATCGCTGGCTTATATACCTTATAATTTTGGTGATGATTGTGTAGAACGTATTATTGTAAACGGACAGTTACTATAA
- a CDS encoding zinc-binding dehydrogenase, whose product MKAILLEELNQKLSIHETEMPTIEAHEALVKVKAAALNHRDLWIQKGQYAGIRFPIILGADGSGIVDKVGSDVNPNWLNKEVIINPSLNWGNNPRVQAKDYVILGTPNNGTFAEYVKIDVRLLHEKPSHLTFEQAAAFPLAGLTAFRATLKRAAAKAGENVLITGVGGGVALFAVQFAVANGCNVYVTSGDDEKINKALQLGVKGGVNYKNANWDKELKALCGGFDAIVDSSGGDTFSKLVDMAKPAGRIAMYGATLGAFNSGVPAKIFWKQLDILGSTMGNDEEFGEMISFINKHSIVPVVDEVFNLADAQTALEKMGNGKQFGKIVLKVF is encoded by the coding sequence ATGAAAGCAATTCTTTTAGAAGAACTCAACCAAAAATTAAGTATACACGAAACGGAAATGCCCACTATTGAAGCACACGAGGCTTTGGTAAAAGTAAAGGCTGCTGCATTAAATCACCGCGATTTATGGATACAAAAAGGACAATATGCAGGTATACGTTTTCCTATTATTTTGGGTGCCGATGGAAGTGGTATAGTTGATAAAGTAGGCTCTGATGTAAACCCTAATTGGTTAAACAAAGAAGTAATTATAAACCCAAGTTTAAATTGGGGAAATAACCCGCGTGTACAAGCAAAAGATTATGTAATATTGGGTACTCCAAACAATGGTACTTTTGCTGAATACGTAAAAATTGATGTTCGTTTATTACACGAAAAACCAAGCCATTTAACTTTTGAACAAGCTGCTGCTTTTCCATTGGCAGGTTTAACTGCTTTTAGAGCTACGCTTAAAAGAGCTGCAGCCAAAGCAGGCGAAAATGTTTTGATAACCGGTGTTGGAGGTGGTGTAGCATTGTTTGCAGTACAGTTTGCAGTAGCCAATGGTTGCAACGTTTATGTAACCAGTGGCGATGATGAAAAAATAAATAAAGCCCTACAATTGGGAGTGAAAGGTGGTGTTAACTATAAAAATGCCAATTGGGATAAAGAACTAAAAGCATTATGTGGTGGCTTTGATGCTATAGTTGATAGCAGTGGTGGCGATACTTTTAGTAAGTTAGTTGATATGGCTAAACCTGCCGGACGTATTGCTATGTACGGTGCTACATTGGGTGCATTTAACAGTGGAGTACCTGCTAAAATATTTTGGAAACAATTGGATATTTTAGGCTCAACCATGGGCAACGATGAAGAGTTTGGTGAAATGATTTCATTTATTAATAAACACAGCATAGTACCTGTTGTAGATGAAGTATTTAATTTAGCCGATGCACAAACAGCTCTAGAAAAAATGGGCAATGGAAAACAATTTGGGAAAATTGTGTTGAAAGTATTTTAA
- the nudK gene encoding GDP-mannose pyrophosphatase NudK, whose amino-acid sequence MSTNVKILNTEILSDNWYILKKITFEYLKKDGSWITQSREAYDRGNGATILLYHKEQQTVILTQQFRLPTYINGNENGLLIEACAGLLDEDNAEDCIRRETEEETGYKITDVRKIFEAYMSPGSVTEILHFFIAEYTKDMKVNEGGGVAHEEENIEVLEIPVQDALQMIETGEIKDAKTIMLLQYIKLHNII is encoded by the coding sequence ATGTCGACCAACGTTAAAATATTAAATACGGAAATACTCTCCGACAACTGGTATATACTCAAAAAAATAACCTTTGAATACTTAAAAAAGGATGGCTCTTGGATAACTCAAAGCAGGGAAGCATACGACAGAGGTAACGGTGCTACTATTTTACTTTACCATAAGGAACAACAAACTGTTATTTTAACGCAACAGTTTAGGTTACCTACTTATATAAATGGAAACGAAAATGGTTTGTTAATAGAAGCTTGTGCAGGCCTGCTGGATGAAGATAATGCGGAGGATTGTATCAGGCGTGAAACGGAAGAAGAAACCGGGTACAAAATTACCGATGTAAGAAAAATATTTGAGGCTTATATGTCGCCAGGTTCTGTTACTGAAATACTACACTTTTTTATAGCTGAATATACCAAAGACATGAAGGTAAATGAAGGCGGTGGCGTTGCCCACGAAGAAGAAAATATTGAAGTGCTTGAAATACCTGTTCAGGATGCTTTACAAATGATAGAAACAGGTGAAATAAAAGATGCCAAAACAATTATGTTATTGCAGTACATAAAACTGCATAACATTATTTAA
- a CDS encoding YitT family protein, whose translation MKPIWTKIIELTILDKKQDKNHIKQDYSNFELAKGFLHFKITAIRYLKDFFLITAGIFSAAFGFKGFLLTNHFIDGGATGISLLISALTSIPLYYLILFINIPFIILGYKVIGKGFAIKTALAITGLAVCLATVQFPNITNDNLLVAIFGGFFLGAGIGLSVRGGAVIDGTEVLAIFLSRKLGTTIGDIIIIINVIIFSIAAYLLSMEIALYSMITYLAASKTLDFVIEGIDEYIGVTIISVHNEPIRQMIINEMGRGVTVYKGQRGFGKHGEKGEIDIVYTVITRLELNKLNTEIEKIDSNAFVVMNSVKDTKGGMIKKRALKH comes from the coding sequence ATGAAACCTATTTGGACCAAAATAATAGAACTTACCATTCTTGATAAGAAACAGGACAAAAACCATATAAAACAGGACTATTCTAATTTTGAATTAGCCAAAGGTTTTTTACACTTCAAAATTACAGCCATCAGGTACTTAAAAGATTTTTTCTTGATTACTGCCGGTATTTTTTCGGCTGCATTTGGCTTTAAAGGATTTCTGTTAACCAATCATTTTATTGATGGTGGGGCTACCGGTATTTCTTTATTGATATCGGCTTTAACATCTATTCCGCTTTACTATTTAATTCTATTCATCAATATTCCTTTTATTATTCTGGGTTATAAAGTTATTGGAAAAGGTTTTGCCATTAAAACAGCATTGGCTATTACGGGGCTGGCTGTGTGTTTGGCAACTGTTCAATTTCCTAACATAACAAACGATAATTTATTGGTGGCTATATTTGGTGGATTTTTTCTTGGAGCGGGTATCGGCTTATCGGTTAGAGGAGGTGCTGTAATTGATGGGACTGAAGTATTGGCTATATTTTTAAGTCGTAAACTGGGTACTACCATTGGCGATATTATTATTATTATCAATGTTATTATTTTCTCCATTGCCGCCTATTTGCTTTCTATGGAAATAGCCTTGTATTCCATGATTACTTATTTGGCTGCTTCAAAAACATTAGACTTTGTTATTGAAGGTATTGATGAATACATTGGTGTTACTATTATTTCGGTACACAATGAACCCATCAGGCAAATGATTATAAACGAAATGGGTAGAGGTGTTACGGTTTACAAGGGACAAAGGGGCTTTGGCAAACATGGTGAGAAAGGGGAGATTGATATTGTGTATACGGTAATAACGAGGCTTGAGTTAAACAAGCTGAATACGGAAATTGAAAAAATTGACTCGAACGCTTTTGTTGTGATGAATAGTGTAAAGGATACCAAAGGTGGTATGATAAAAAAGCGTGCACTAAAACACTAA
- a CDS encoding 1,4-dihydroxy-2-naphthoate polyprenyltransferase, whose translation MKNWIEAFRLRTLMLSLACILMGVFLAALNTSGVSTASVILTLLTALFLQILSNLANDYGDSKHGADHDGRKGPKRAVQSGKISAAQMLTGIKIFVVLSLVTGIALLYSCMNVIGLNGVITLFVLGIGSIIAAIAYTNGKRPYGYMGLGDISVFIFFGLIAVCGTYYLLTGQLTTTIFLPAISCGLFSVGVLNLNNMRDIDSDRQAGKNSIPALLGFDKSKIYHYSIVVIALLCTLVYVMFQYDMPTWKNLLFVISFPLFLKQLITVKNTSDKLLLDPLLKQLAISTMLFVLLFGIGNLWL comes from the coding sequence ATGAAAAATTGGATTGAAGCTTTTCGCTTAAGAACATTAATGCTTTCATTGGCTTGTATTTTAATGGGCGTTTTTTTAGCAGCATTAAATACCAGTGGTGTATCAACAGCATCAGTTATACTAACACTTTTAACAGCATTGTTTTTGCAAATCCTTTCTAACCTTGCCAACGATTATGGCGATAGCAAACATGGTGCAGACCACGATGGACGCAAAGGGCCTAAACGGGCAGTGCAATCAGGTAAAATTAGTGCTGCGCAAATGCTAACGGGTATTAAAATATTTGTAGTATTAAGTTTAGTTACAGGTATAGCATTGCTGTACTCGTGTATGAATGTAATAGGTTTAAATGGAGTGATAACCCTTTTTGTATTGGGTATAGGTTCCATTATAGCGGCTATAGCTTACACCAATGGCAAACGCCCTTATGGTTATATGGGTTTAGGCGATATTTCTGTATTTATTTTTTTCGGATTAATAGCCGTTTGCGGAACGTATTATTTGCTAACAGGACAGTTAACAACCACTATATTTTTACCTGCTATTAGCTGCGGATTGTTTTCTGTAGGCGTGCTTAATTTGAATAATATGCGCGATATTGATTCAGACAGGCAAGCTGGTAAAAATAGTATTCCTGCTTTATTAGGTTTTGATAAAAGCAAAATATACCATTATAGTATTGTAGTAATAGCATTGCTATGTACCTTAGTTTATGTTATGTTTCAGTACGACATGCCTACCTGGAAAAACTTGTTGTTTGTGATTAGTTTTCCTTTGTTTTTAAAACAACTTATTACAGTTAAAAATACTTCCGATAAATTATTATTGGATCCATTGTTAAAACAACTGGCTATATCAACCATGCTGTTTGTTTTGCTGTTTGGTATAGGTAACTTATGGCTTTAA
- a CDS encoding S8 family serine peptidase: MMRNFLKIIIVLLVSNQFVWAQEVKTYVIYLKDKPTQGFNPYTYFDAKNIERKALAHLPLFDERDLPVNESYEQQVTAACNTVLVASRWLNALFVKATPVQIAQITKHAFVKVIDEYHNSDEKIIAGSNAQTAISGPNKQFLDYQTGRFGAAEFEQKGLTGKGIRIALFDVGFSGADKHMAFEHLRKNNQIKGTYDFIEKETNVYKGGAHGTNTLSCITGVFDGVKMGMATDAEFLLARTEWTIKEDKQEEYFWLAAAEWADKNGAQIISSSLGYGKDWYTVRDMDGKKSVVSFAATVAAQKGILIVNSAGNEYQDSWKTIVTPADADSVLCVGGTNPYTDRHINFSSIGPSADYRVKPNVSAPGHVVAANPNGTISQTFGTSFSCPLTSGFAACAWQGNRSLTNMQLFAEIQKAGHLYPYFDYMHGYGIPQAGYFTNPSVKKATANFKVEQNDKTIEAYEITFTDSAVTNKIVQFQEKEKANLNDRRPPIGLNFYWNTTNEKGEITYYEVISVREVTQLIIKPKNVRKNYTLNFHFEGYTYSKTIE; this comes from the coding sequence ATGATGAGGAACTTTTTAAAAATAATAATTGTACTTTTAGTAAGTAACCAGTTTGTTTGGGCACAGGAAGTAAAAACTTATGTGATTTATTTAAAGGATAAACCAACGCAGGGCTTTAACCCCTATACTTACTTTGATGCAAAAAACATTGAACGTAAAGCGTTAGCACATTTACCTCTTTTTGATGAAAGAGATTTACCCGTTAACGAAAGTTATGAGCAGCAGGTAACCGCAGCGTGTAATACAGTTTTAGTGGCTAGCCGTTGGCTAAATGCGCTGTTTGTTAAAGCCACACCTGTGCAGATAGCACAAATAACAAAACATGCATTTGTAAAAGTTATTGATGAATACCATAACAGTGATGAAAAAATAATTGCAGGTAGTAATGCACAGACAGCTATCAGTGGCCCCAATAAACAATTCCTAGATTATCAAACAGGAAGATTTGGTGCTGCTGAGTTCGAGCAAAAAGGTTTAACAGGTAAAGGCATTCGTATTGCTTTGTTTGATGTAGGTTTTAGCGGAGCTGATAAGCATATGGCATTTGAGCATTTACGTAAAAATAACCAGATAAAAGGCACTTACGATTTTATTGAAAAAGAAACAAATGTATACAAAGGTGGTGCACATGGAACCAATACTTTAAGTTGTATTACAGGGGTATTTGATGGCGTGAAAATGGGTATGGCTACCGATGCAGAATTTTTATTGGCTCGTACCGAATGGACTATAAAAGAAGATAAACAGGAAGAATATTTTTGGTTGGCTGCGGCTGAATGGGCTGATAAAAATGGTGCCCAGATTATAAGCAGCTCGTTAGGTTATGGTAAAGATTGGTACACCGTAAGAGACATGGATGGCAAAAAAAGTGTTGTTTCATTTGCAGCAACAGTGGCTGCTCAAAAAGGTATTTTAATAGTAAACTCAGCCGGTAACGAATACCAAGATTCATGGAAAACAATTGTTACACCGGCCGATGCCGATAGCGTATTATGTGTGGGAGGAACAAACCCATATACTGACAGGCATATTAACTTTTCATCCATTGGTCCGAGTGCCGATTATAGGGTTAAGCCCAATGTAAGTGCTCCCGGGCATGTAGTGGCAGCTAATCCGAACGGAACCATTAGCCAAACTTTTGGCACTTCCTTTTCATGTCCCTTAACAAGTGGTTTTGCTGCTTGTGCCTGGCAAGGCAACAGGAGTTTAACCAATATGCAGTTGTTTGCCGAAATTCAAAAAGCAGGACATTTATATCCATACTTTGATTACATGCATGGATATGGTATTCCTCAGGCCGGATATTTCACAAACCCATCAGTTAAAAAAGCGACAGCTAATTTTAAAGTAGAACAGAATGATAAAACAATAGAGGCGTATGAAATTACTTTCACTGACTCTGCGGTTACCAATAAAATTGTGCAATTTCAGGAAAAAGAAAAAGCCAATTTAAATGATAGGAGGCCACCTATAGGATTGAATTTTTATTGGAATACAACAAATGAAAAAGGAGAAATTACTTACTACGAAGTAATATCCGTTAGAGAAGTAACCCAGTTAATTATTAAGCCAAAAAACGTACGTAAAAACTATACCCTTAATTTTCATTTTGAAGGATATACATACTCAAAAACAATTGAATAA
- a CDS encoding CorA family divalent cation transporter: MLQTIKSGAENSFTWIDVNQPSEQELMSLAIQYGLPETAIKDCLDPEHLPKFEQLDDKTFIIIRNYDATSDGGADSMQKLTRKIAIFYAKDFLLTIHRHESKIINNVVKKYANSPICKSPFDIICKIVKDSLQSFEEPLMKLDNEIDLYETRIFLKNRIPDFLKNLYLIKRKMYVQKRLITLTKTVIDQLGSSHKRNTIYEDLRDTYVREETITEEIYESIHSLLNIYISLSSQKTNEVMRILTVFSAFFLPLTFIVGIYGMNFRIMPELNHQYGYPGILIFMFLITIVIYQWFSRKGWI; encoded by the coding sequence ATGTTACAAACTATAAAATCGGGTGCTGAAAATTCATTTACTTGGATTGATGTAAATCAACCAAGTGAGCAGGAGTTAATGAGTTTAGCCATTCAGTACGGATTACCTGAAACGGCCATTAAGGATTGTTTAGATCCGGAGCATTTACCCAAGTTTGAACAGCTGGATGATAAAACATTTATAATCATACGTAACTATGATGCAACCAGCGATGGTGGCGCAGATAGTATGCAGAAGCTAACCCGCAAAATTGCTATTTTTTATGCAAAGGATTTTTTACTGACCATTCACAGGCACGAATCAAAGATTATAAATAATGTAGTTAAAAAATATGCTAACAGTCCCATTTGCAAATCGCCATTCGATATTATTTGTAAAATAGTAAAGGACTCATTGCAAAGTTTTGAAGAGCCTTTGATGAAGCTGGACAATGAAATTGATTTATACGAAACACGCATATTCTTGAAAAACCGAATCCCCGATTTTTTGAAGAACCTGTATTTAATTAAGCGGAAAATGTATGTTCAAAAACGTTTAATTACACTGACTAAAACAGTTATTGACCAACTAGGCAGTTCTCATAAACGCAATACCATTTACGAAGATTTGCGTGATACGTACGTAAGAGAAGAAACCATCACAGAAGAAATATATGAAAGTATTCATAGCTTACTAAACATTTATATTTCCCTGTCGAGCCAAAAAACCAATGAGGTAATGCGTATTCTTACCGTGTTCTCTGCATTTTTTTTACCATTAACTTTTATAGTAGGTATTTATGGAATGAATTTTAGAATAATGCCAGAGTTAAACCATCAATATGGTTATCCAGGGATATTAATTTTTATGTTTTTAATTACAATAGTTATTTATCAGTGGTTTAGCAGAAAAGGCTGGATTTAA
- the miaA gene encoding tRNA (adenosine(37)-N6)-dimethylallyltransferase MiaA, which translates to MNKNYNSIIITGPTASGKTTLAVQLAANLHGAIISADSRQVYRDLNIGTGKDLFEYNVNGKNIPYHLIDIADVGAHFHLYDFITQFYHAFQLIEQQNQLPIICGGTGLYLDAILKKHELAAIPNNMVLRNELELLDNGQLITKLQSYQAPFEQVDLNSHKRLVRAIEIADYLSQHTKPKVNFIDLKPVIFALDLPKETRRSKISVRLKHRLENGMIEEVKALLEKGISHERLQFLGLEYQYISKYLLQEISYDDLFVKLETAIHQYAKRQMTWFRKMEREGFTIHWLDATKDINENIAIIKQIINTID; encoded by the coding sequence TTGAATAAAAACTATAACTCCATCATCATTACAGGCCCAACAGCAAGTGGTAAAACTACTTTGGCTGTGCAATTGGCTGCAAATTTACATGGAGCTATTATCAGTGCTGATTCACGACAAGTTTACAGGGATTTAAATATAGGAACAGGTAAGGATTTATTTGAATACAATGTAAATGGTAAAAACATTCCTTATCACCTTATTGATATTGCTGATGTGGGTGCGCATTTTCATTTGTATGACTTCATCACACAATTTTACCACGCCTTTCAACTGATTGAACAACAAAACCAGTTGCCCATTATATGTGGAGGAACGGGTTTGTATCTGGATGCTATTTTAAAAAAACATGAATTAGCTGCTATCCCCAATAATATGGTTTTGCGAAACGAACTTGAATTGCTAGATAATGGGCAACTCATAACAAAATTGCAAAGTTATCAAGCGCCTTTTGAACAAGTAGATTTAAACAGCCACAAACGCTTGGTTAGGGCCATTGAAATAGCTGATTATTTAAGCCAACATACAAAACCTAAGGTTAATTTTATTGATTTAAAGCCTGTTATTTTTGCACTGGATTTACCCAAGGAAACACGCAGGAGTAAAATATCCGTTCGCTTAAAACATCGACTTGAAAACGGAATGATTGAAGAAGTAAAAGCGTTATTGGAAAAAGGCATTAGCCATGAACGATTGCAATTTCTAGGATTGGAATACCAATACATTTCTAAATATTTATTACAGGAAATCAGTTATGATGACCTATTTGTAAAACTGGAAACAGCTATTCATCAATATGCTAAACGCCAAATGACCTGGTTCAGGAAAATGGAACGGGAAGGCTTTACCATTCATTGGCTTGATGCCACAAAAGATATTAACGAAAACATAGCCATTATCAAACAAATAATAAACACCATTGATTGA